The genomic DNA CAGCTGCTCAACGACCGTGATTTATCCATGTATGCGGTCGCCAAAGGGACAGGGTTGACCTATCCCACGATTTATAATTTGGCAACCAAGCCGATTGCCCGGATTGATATTGAAACGATTGATAAACTCTGTGCCTTTCTCCAGATCCAACCCGGTGATCTCTTTGTGTGGGTTGCTCAGGACCATGATGCCCAGCAGAACCGCGCATTGGATAGGATGGAGTAGTGGCGAATTGTGTATCCATGGGCGATGGAGGTGTCTATGACGGTCTCATTTGAAACATTAGTGCAAGTGCTGCCAACCTTAACAAAGCAGCAAAAACAAACCTTATTTGTCTTATTACAGGCTGAGCATGATCAGGATGCCCACTTGCATGCCTTGAATCAGCAGTTCTGGCGTGAGCCGACCTTAGAAGCACTTATTGCCGAGCAACGACCGCGTGTCATTCAATCATTAGATGACTTTGCGGCTCCTTGGTGGCCTGAGGATGAATCGGTCGAAGATTTTGAGGCGTTCTTAGCGGAGTCGCGTGCGTCTGAGGCTGCTCACGAATGACAGTGCTCATTGATACTAATGTGTTGTCGTATCTCTTTAAACGGGACACGCGAATGGTCGGCTATCAGGAACTCTTGGTTGGGCAAACGATTGCTATCTCGTTTATGACGCTAGCCGAGGTTTTTGAATGGACTGATCGGCATCAATGGGGTCGGGAACGGCGGGCTGCTTTAGCGGCACAGATGCAGGACTACGTCGTGATCCCCAGTTCGCCGATGTTGTGTGAACACTGGGCGACCATTCGTGGGAATCTACGACGCAAAGGACATCAGATCAGTCTATCGGATGCATGGATTGCCGCAACTGCCGTCGTGTATCGATTACCCTTGGTGACGCATAATGTGCGTGATTTTCGGATGGTTGAGCAGCTGACGCTGTATACAACGCTGGGAACATCATCAGATTCCTCAACTCCTGACCACGATTCGACGGAATCGCCATAAACCATTAAAATAAAAAGCCCCTTCCTAATCGGACTTTAGGAAGGGGAGAGTTCGTAGCGATGGCCGCTCAAACGCATCGCTACGAACGCCACGAGCAGTATAGCACAGGTTTACAACCTTGTACAGATAAACTAAAGCAAATCACTGCGGTGACCTGGACGACGACTTTGCAGATAGATTTCAAGATCTGCCTTCGTGGTGACCCAAATCCCCTCTTGTTTCGCAACATTTGCCTGCGCATGCGCTGCTAAGCGATTCCAGACCTCTGCCGGAACATGGTCTGGTTCGAACATGGTTGCTTTAAGCCGCTCGCGTCGAATTGCCTTATATAACGCATAATAGCTTACCCCACTCATGGCTGCTGCTTCTGAGAGCGTAATGTACTCATTCGGCGACGATTGAGCGTGATCGTCTGTCACCCGTTTGGCCCTCCTTCTGATAGATAGCGATAAGGTAAATTGTAGCAGTGCTCCCATAACGCTGATGCATTCGTTCCATACCGCTAAAACGACAACAAATGTTGTTGGTTTATTGTCGCTTTATTGTCGCTATCAGCATGGCATAGCGCTATAGCGTTAACGAAGCGACAATAAATATTGTTGGTTTATTGTCGCTTTGTTGTTGCTTTTTGCTTGATATCCGTGCATGATGTGTGAAAGCGACAATAAACATTGTCGCTTTATTCGCGCTTTATTGTTGCTTCGTTAACATTCCTCTGCTATACTAGCCATTGGCAGACAACAAATGTTGTTGGTTTATTGTCGCTTTGTTGTCGTTTTGATGCTGATTCGATGAAGGAGCATGCTATGACCTTGTTAGACCGCAAACGCGCAACGGTTTACGACCATGTGCGCGTGAGCCAACCCCTCCGCGATACCCACTACCAACTGCCTGCGTGGATCACGATTGCCGACCAACCCTACCTTGCGGTGGGTGATGACAATGGCAATGGGGCCAAAAAGATCGCGGTGTTGGATGACAAATCGCGCTTGATCACGACCCGCACGCCCACCGCCTATAAATTGGCCAAAGCGATTCGCGCTGGCCAAGGGGTGATCACCTATCGGGTCAATGGCGGCGATAGCTTCTGGATTGGCGATGATGCCTTGCGCTTTGATGGGGATGCGTTGCCCATCGGCGGCACGAGCCAACGCCTCTCCGATACCCGCCAGCGTGCGTTTAATGCGGCCTGTATGGTCGAAACCCTGATCAAAGCTCGCTATAAACCGGGGGTGTATCCCTTGGCAGTGGGCTTCGCCATCCCAAATGAAGAAATTGAGGCACGGGACAATGACAAAATGGGGGTGAATCCCGAGACACGGGCAGCCCTCAAGACCCATTTGAATGGGCAAACCTTTGTGGTGGAGCGCACAGATGCCTTGGGCGTGGTGACCAACTGGACGCTGCGCTATGAAAAGATCATTCCCCAAGCCCAATCGATCGGGACGTTGTATGCCTGGTCACGCACGGTCGATGGCTCGTTAGAGGCCGACGGGATTCGTCGTGTTTCCATTGTTGATATTGGTGGGGGTGATACCCAACTGACCGAAGTGGAGTTGAATCCCTACCGGATGAGTGCGGAACGCTTGGGCGCGGGAACGATTAGCATTGCGCGGGAGCTGGCGGCGAAGTTCCATCGGTTGCGCCTGAGTGATGCCCAAGCCCAATATGCGCTCGAAACCCAGCTCTTAGAAGAGTCTGGGCGGGAATTTCCGATTGAAAGTGAAGTCAATGCGGCGATTCAAAGTGCGGGGCAAGACTTGGTTGGCCGCATGCTGAAGGTGCTCCAGCAGCCGAGCGCCTACGTGATCATTACCGGGGGTGGGGTGAAACTCCAAGGGTTGCGACGCTTGATTGAAGAACGGGCGGAAGCATCGGGCAAAACGGCCCCCCGCAACTACACGATCATTGATCCCAGTGTGGCGGATATCCTGAATGCAACGGGGGCACTGCTGGCGGTGGTCTATGCGGCGGCCGGGAAAGGAGCCTAAGCATGGCGGTTCGTGTTAAGGGGATTCGCTGTACTGAGGATGATTTGGAGCGGAATCGGCTGTTGCGGGTGCATCGGGACGATGATGAGAGCGAATCGGAGTTGATGCTGAAAGCCATGCGCTTGGGGATTCGGATCTTATCAGCGGAGGCATGGGCAGCGGGCGAGGGTCAATATGGCGGGTATGATCCGCAGGTGTTGGCACAGCGGTTACAGGCCGATCTCTTGCCCGTACTGGAGTTTTTACTGCGTCAGGATGCACTGCCGGCCTTACTCCAAGGCCAAGGGATGCATTCGGCAGGTGTCGTTCCGATGGCATCTGCACCGACCCCGCCCCCTGCTGGTATTCAACGCGAAGCCAGTGGGGCGGTCTTGGCATTTAGTGGTGGGTTCTTGGATGATGACGAGTAGCTATTTGCGCGATTAAACGACAAGGGCGATGGTTGAAAACCATCGCCCTTGTCGTTTAATCGCAGGTTCTTATGCTGCGCTTGCGGTCGGCATCGCTGTTGGTGTTGGCATGAGTAAGCCTGCGGCATCACATACCAAACGGACATTGTTATACCCTGTTCCACCGACTGCATTGTACACTTCCCGACAAACAGCCCGTCGAGATGTTGCCCGTGCGGCGACTGCGAGAATCCGCCGTTGTTCGTCAGCGGGAACCAAGTGGGTCGCTACGGGAAGCGCTTCTGAGGGGTGTGTGACGCTCAATTGTTGTGTAGCGGTCTGTAGCGCTTCTGTCTGTGGCGAAAGCGCTTTTACCCCATTCTGATGCGCTATAGCGAGCATTGATGTCAGCAGATCATCGTGGACTTTTTGTGATGGCGCTACGCGATTGGGAAGGCATTCCATCAGATAGTCAAGGTCGCGATCATCGATTAAGGTTGTTCGTACATTGAGGGCTTGGTTGCCTTGCACAACACAAAAGACCCCCCCTGCTTGGTTGTTAGGAGATGGTAGGCTACTCGGAGCTACCACATGCAATGCATCGAGTTCATTGGTGGTCAATCCGACATTCGGTGCATCCTGTGATGGGCTGGGTTGGAATCCCGCCATAAATAAACTAATTTGACTTCGCCATTGGGTACTGAAGTTGCTGGCGGTTTGTGTTGCAATGATATAGCGTATCCCGAATGCCCGCGCTGCGGTCAGTTCTGCATTCAGCCATCCGGTGAGTTGACTTTTTCCAACTGTATTTTCAAGCAGTAATAACTCGCTAATAAATACCACGAGAAGCGGCAAATCTTTTCCGGTATATTTATCCCATTTGGTGACCCCTGCGTCTGCCAAAATCGCCCGACGGCGCTGCCGCTCAGCGGTTAACTTCATCATGGCCTGTTCAATATGTTCA from Herpetosiphon gulosus includes the following:
- a CDS encoding helix-turn-helix transcriptional regulator — its product is MAIQIRLRQLLNDRDLSMYAVAKGTGLTYPTIYNLATKPIARIDIETIDKLCAFLQIQPGDLFVWVAQDHDAQQNRALDRME
- a CDS encoding PIN domain-containing protein — translated: MTVLIDTNVLSYLFKRDTRMVGYQELLVGQTIAISFMTLAEVFEWTDRHQWGRERRAALAAQMQDYVVIPSSPMLCEHWATIRGNLRRKGHQISLSDAWIAATAVVYRLPLVTHNVRDFRMVEQLTLYTTLGTSSDSSTPDHDSTESP
- a CDS encoding FtsK/SpoIIIE domain-containing protein, with the protein product MNELVVIGVLFLAMGLWGGLAIWKMRRELQSLRVLVANAGLQSTPPLHINKPIEQPVIQTPILDPTPLSGAGSALANPPREARILLDELQGKGTDAYRFPLGWYSSFKGATLQTAQFVRDVNHILLTGQSDSGKDNAALGMLLSLALTKTPQQCQFAIVDGKGLDWLAWEKKEHTWLLATDPEHIEQAMMKLTAERQRRRAILADAGVTKWDKYTGKDLPLLVVFISELLLLENTVGKSQLTGWLNAELTAARAFGIRYIIATQTASNFSTQWRSQISLFMAGFQPSPSQDAPNVGLTTNELDALHVVAPSSLPSPNNQAGGVFCVVQGNQALNVRTTLIDDRDLDYLMECLPNRVAPSQKVHDDLLTSMLAIAHQNGVKALSPQTEALQTATQQLSVTHPSEALPVATHLVPADEQRRILAVAARATSRRAVCREVYNAVGGTGYNNVRLVCDAAGLLMPTPTAMPTASAA